In Parus major isolate Abel chromosome 1, Parus_major1.1, whole genome shotgun sequence, the following proteins share a genomic window:
- the CEP97 gene encoding centrosomal protein of 97 kDa isoform X2 has product MAAAGAAARAGDEAAGAGLLVNCSGQGLQKLGPTLPCDADTQTLILDKNQIIKLEHLEKCKNLMQLSVANNRLVRMMGVAKLTKLRVLNLPHNSIGYVEGLKDLVHLEWLNLAGNNLKVIEQINSCLSLQHLDLSDNNIAQLSDLSKLTSLKTLLLHGNIITSLRTAPVCLPQSVTVLSLAENEIRDLNEVSFLASLSQLEQLSIMNNPCVMATPSVPGFDYRPYIVSWCLNLKILDGYVISQKESLKAEWLYSQGKGRSYRPGQHVQLVQYLATVCPLISAYGLKTEEDAKLEKILSKQRLHQRQLMHEKQNEEQPTPSVPSKTVPVAHEHSVLAQPSQMVLEKGEQPNRAAERVETQENIKEILQVPAPDPVTAGLAAKTGISLGASEGRVLHGHPSTSLGAESGVKTLCPERVTEERSGSLAVQGATPADQSAAELQRMTEAATKLQASWRGFYTRNHHPRAKEVRNEIRLNRMQEHIICLTAEIEKLRKEREEDKMQRLVQEEAIKFLWNQVRSLQQWQLSVMQNLGGAGIPSASTSCSSEAPIQPSPVEQEAPPAVSSALFVPASEDDPQDKSSLQFPDSGFHSSAADQTHASDLCCSEKSLAEGTESSLSMGTIKQRGSCVLACSSDVEDGPGECGQSKESSSNEQDNGLIQQYLKSVQQLEEADEDTDCNEEMESSCLQIAVSAESQDSSSDTVSVELPQDTSSPVRGEICQTPPESYKLNSGIVEGKPTDCDSSFQMLHVGIAV; this is encoded by the exons CTGTCTGTAGCCAACAATCGTTTGGTGCGAATGATGGGTGTAGCAAAACTGACCAAGCTCCGAGTGCTCAACTTGCCCCACAATAGTATTGGGTACGTGGAAGGGCTGAAGGATTTGGTGCACCTGGAATGGCTGAATTTGGCAGGAAATAACCTTAAG gtcaTTGAACAAATCAATTCCTGTCTGTCACTTCAGCATCTTGATCTGTCAGACAATAACATAGCCCAATTAAGTGACCTCTCCAAGCTTACTTCGCTGAAG actCTGTTGCTACATGGAAATATTATAACTTCACTTCGCACCGCCCCTGTTTGCCTACCTCAGAGTGTGACTGTTTTATCTTTGgcagaaaatgaaatcagaGACTTAAATGAG GTTTCTTTCCTAGCTTCTCTTAGCCAATTGGAACAGCTGTCAATTATGAACAATCCATGTGTGATGGCCACACCTTCTGTCCCTGGCTTTGACTACAGGCCTTATATTGTCAGCTGGTGTCTGAATCTTAAAATTCTTGATGGATATGTGATTTCTCAGAAGGAAAG TTTGAAAGCAGAATGGCTCTACAGTCAAGGGAAAGGAAGGTCATATCGACCTGGGCAGCATGTTCAGCTGGTTCAGTACTTGGCTACTGTTTGTCCTCTCATATCTGCATATGGACTCAAGACTGAAGAGGATGCAAAACTGGAGAAAATACTGAGTAAGCAAAG GCTCCACCAGAGGCAGCTGatgcatgaaaaacaaaatgaggaGCAACCTACACCTTCTGTTCCCAGCAAAACAGTTCCAGTTGCTCATGAACACAGTGTCCTGGCCCAGCCATCACAGATGGTTCTTGAAAAGG GAGAGCAACCTAATAGAGCAGCAGAAAGGGTGGAAACCCAGGAGAATATCAAAGAGATCCTTCAGGTGCCTGCCCCTGATCCAGTAACAGCTGGCCTGGCTGCAAAGACTGGCATCTCTTTAGGGGCCTCTGAAGGCCGAGTTCTGCACGGTCACCCCAGCACCTCGTTAGGTGCTGAATCAGGAGTAAAAACTCTTTGTCCTGAGCGGGTGACAGAAGAAAGGTCTGGTTCACTGGCTGTGCAAGGTGCAACACCAGCTGATCAAAGTGCAGCTGAACTGCAGAGGATGACTGAAGCAGCTACCAAGCTTCAAGCTTCCTGGAGAGGATTTTACACGAGGAACCACCATCCTCGAGCCAAGGAAGTGCGGAATGAAATTCGACTAAATAGAATGCAGGAGCACATCATTTGCTTAACAGCTGAAATAGAAAA actaagaaaagaaagagaagaggatAAAATGCAGAGGCTTGTACAGGAGGAAGCCATCAAATTTCTTTGGAACCAG GTTAGATCCCTTCAACAATGGCAGCTTTCAGTGATGCAGAATTTAGGTGGTGCTGGCATCCCTTCAGCCAGTACTTCATGTTCATCTGAAGCACCTATTCAGCCATCCCCAGTGGAGCAAGAAGCCCCACCAGCCGTTAGTTCTGCTTTGTTCGTTCCAGCTAGTGAGGATGATCCTCAGGACAAGTCTTCGCTGCAGTTCCCAGATTCTGGCTTTCATTCTTCTGCTGCTGATCAGACTCATGCCAGTGACCTGTGTTGCTCTGAAAAGAGCTTAGCTGAAGGAACTGAGAGCTCCCTTTCAATGGGAACCATCAAACAACGTGGCAGTTGTGTTCTAGCATGTTCTTCAGATGTAGAGGATGGCCCTGGGGAGTGTGGGCAAAGTAAGGAGAGCTCTAGTAATGAGCAGGACAACGGACTGATACAACAGTACTTAAAATCTgttcagcagctggaagaggcTGATGAAGACACAGATTGCAATGAAGAAATGGAGAGCAGCTGTCTACAAATCGCTGTGTCAGCAGAAAGCCAAGATTCTTCCTCTGACACGGTCTCTGTAGAGCTCCCTCAAGACACATCTTCCCCTGTCCGAGGTGAAATCTGTCAGACACCACCAGAAAGCTACAAACTGAATTCAGGAATAGTAGAAGGAAAGCCAACAGATTGTGATTCTTCGTTTCAGATGCTGCATGTTGGGATAGCTGTATAA
- the CEP97 gene encoding centrosomal protein of 97 kDa isoform X1: protein MAAAGAAARAGDEAAGAGLLVNCSGQGLQKLGPTLPCDADTQTLILDKNQIIKLEHLEKCKNLMQLSVANNRLVRMMGVAKLTKLRVLNLPHNSIGYVEGLKDLVHLEWLNLAGNNLKVIEQINSCLSLQHLDLSDNNIAQLSDLSKLTSLKTLLLHGNIITSLRTAPVCLPQSVTVLSLAENEIRDLNEVSFLASLSQLEQLSIMNNPCVMATPSVPGFDYRPYIVSWCLNLKILDGYVISQKESLKAEWLYSQGKGRSYRPGQHVQLVQYLATVCPLISAYGLKTEEDAKLEKILSKQRLHQRQLMHEKQNEEQPTPSVPSKTVPVAHEHSVLAQPSQMVLEKEPVIKRNSWVGPTANNDHAYAEKSTFLHERTFPKELHLEDVQTGEDKLNSSLLSSESTFMPVTSGLSPVSPASDLKLHGINLGPEDDDDTMIECVGGVSSRETTNKQEALSVTGEQPNRAAERVETQENIKEILQVPAPDPVTAGLAAKTGISLGASEGRVLHGHPSTSLGAESGVKTLCPERVTEERSGSLAVQGATPADQSAAELQRMTEAATKLQASWRGFYTRNHHPRAKEVRNEIRLNRMQEHIICLTAEIEKLRKEREEDKMQRLVQEEAIKFLWNQVRSLQQWQLSVMQNLGGAGIPSASTSCSSEAPIQPSPVEQEAPPAVSSALFVPASEDDPQDKSSLQFPDSGFHSSAADQTHASDLCCSEKSLAEGTESSLSMGTIKQRGSCVLACSSDVEDGPGECGQSKESSSNEQDNGLIQQYLKSVQQLEEADEDTDCNEEMESSCLQIAVSAESQDSSSDTVSVELPQDTSSPVRGEICQTPPESYKLNSGIVEGKPTDCDSSFQMLHVGIAV, encoded by the exons CTGTCTGTAGCCAACAATCGTTTGGTGCGAATGATGGGTGTAGCAAAACTGACCAAGCTCCGAGTGCTCAACTTGCCCCACAATAGTATTGGGTACGTGGAAGGGCTGAAGGATTTGGTGCACCTGGAATGGCTGAATTTGGCAGGAAATAACCTTAAG gtcaTTGAACAAATCAATTCCTGTCTGTCACTTCAGCATCTTGATCTGTCAGACAATAACATAGCCCAATTAAGTGACCTCTCCAAGCTTACTTCGCTGAAG actCTGTTGCTACATGGAAATATTATAACTTCACTTCGCACCGCCCCTGTTTGCCTACCTCAGAGTGTGACTGTTTTATCTTTGgcagaaaatgaaatcagaGACTTAAATGAG GTTTCTTTCCTAGCTTCTCTTAGCCAATTGGAACAGCTGTCAATTATGAACAATCCATGTGTGATGGCCACACCTTCTGTCCCTGGCTTTGACTACAGGCCTTATATTGTCAGCTGGTGTCTGAATCTTAAAATTCTTGATGGATATGTGATTTCTCAGAAGGAAAG TTTGAAAGCAGAATGGCTCTACAGTCAAGGGAAAGGAAGGTCATATCGACCTGGGCAGCATGTTCAGCTGGTTCAGTACTTGGCTACTGTTTGTCCTCTCATATCTGCATATGGACTCAAGACTGAAGAGGATGCAAAACTGGAGAAAATACTGAGTAAGCAAAG GCTCCACCAGAGGCAGCTGatgcatgaaaaacaaaatgaggaGCAACCTACACCTTCTGTTCCCAGCAAAACAGTTCCAGTTGCTCATGAACACAGTGTCCTGGCCCAGCCATCACAGATGGTTCTTGAAAAGG AACCTGTCATCAAGAGGAATTCTTGGGTTGGACCAACTGCAAACAATGATCATGCTTATGCAGAAAAGAGCACTTTTCTTCATGAGAGAACCTTTCCCAAGGAGCTACACCTTGAAGATGTACAGACAGGTGAAGACAAACTAAACAGCAGCCTTTTATCCTCAGAGTCTACTTTCATGCCAGTAACTTCAGGATTGTCTCCAGTGTCTCCTGCCTCAGACCTGAAGCTACATGGAATCAATTTGGGCCCAGAAGATGATGATGATACTATGATTGAATGTGTGGGAGGTGTTAGTAGTAGGGAAACAACTAACAAGCAAGAAGCTTTGTCTGTTACAGGAGAGCAACCTAATAGAGCAGCAGAAAGGGTGGAAACCCAGGAGAATATCAAAGAGATCCTTCAGGTGCCTGCCCCTGATCCAGTAACAGCTGGCCTGGCTGCAAAGACTGGCATCTCTTTAGGGGCCTCTGAAGGCCGAGTTCTGCACGGTCACCCCAGCACCTCGTTAGGTGCTGAATCAGGAGTAAAAACTCTTTGTCCTGAGCGGGTGACAGAAGAAAGGTCTGGTTCACTGGCTGTGCAAGGTGCAACACCAGCTGATCAAAGTGCAGCTGAACTGCAGAGGATGACTGAAGCAGCTACCAAGCTTCAAGCTTCCTGGAGAGGATTTTACACGAGGAACCACCATCCTCGAGCCAAGGAAGTGCGGAATGAAATTCGACTAAATAGAATGCAGGAGCACATCATTTGCTTAACAGCTGAAATAGAAAA actaagaaaagaaagagaagaggatAAAATGCAGAGGCTTGTACAGGAGGAAGCCATCAAATTTCTTTGGAACCAG GTTAGATCCCTTCAACAATGGCAGCTTTCAGTGATGCAGAATTTAGGTGGTGCTGGCATCCCTTCAGCCAGTACTTCATGTTCATCTGAAGCACCTATTCAGCCATCCCCAGTGGAGCAAGAAGCCCCACCAGCCGTTAGTTCTGCTTTGTTCGTTCCAGCTAGTGAGGATGATCCTCAGGACAAGTCTTCGCTGCAGTTCCCAGATTCTGGCTTTCATTCTTCTGCTGCTGATCAGACTCATGCCAGTGACCTGTGTTGCTCTGAAAAGAGCTTAGCTGAAGGAACTGAGAGCTCCCTTTCAATGGGAACCATCAAACAACGTGGCAGTTGTGTTCTAGCATGTTCTTCAGATGTAGAGGATGGCCCTGGGGAGTGTGGGCAAAGTAAGGAGAGCTCTAGTAATGAGCAGGACAACGGACTGATACAACAGTACTTAAAATCTgttcagcagctggaagaggcTGATGAAGACACAGATTGCAATGAAGAAATGGAGAGCAGCTGTCTACAAATCGCTGTGTCAGCAGAAAGCCAAGATTCTTCCTCTGACACGGTCTCTGTAGAGCTCCCTCAAGACACATCTTCCCCTGTCCGAGGTGAAATCTGTCAGACACCACCAGAAAGCTACAAACTGAATTCAGGAATAGTAGAAGGAAAGCCAACAGATTGTGATTCTTCGTTTCAGATGCTGCATGTTGGGATAGCTGTATAA
- the NXPE3 gene encoding NXPE family member 3 has protein sequence MWRDSFRLQLFCLLMAVLALVVLVHNFFQLEHLDDDTVSGSNWITENNVQHSLSQTAKATRKPYCGYTQQTLSKREQAEQESLLAAIQWPKPPDGKIAFAQSTDPTHSDFVIVKPSRFFKVGDQLEVLVRMKDFQGKPKQYGGDYLQARIHSPGLKAGAAGRIVDCHNGLYKVFFTLLWPGEVKVSVSLVHPSEAIQVLMRLREERPDRVYFKSSFKSGRYSETTECNVCLPGGLPVCNFTDLYTGEPWFCYKPRKLSCASRISHAKGGYLKGLLTREESLFFQSDVNIKRPIPSSGPDSVIVKPKAFTDLSSMDRAEDPTASPSGYYYEDQWRSRTHWIHNFNKSDDITECLQGKVIHLFGDSTIRQWFEYLTAFVPDLVEFNLGSPKNVGPFMSVDLKHNILLKFRCHGPPIRFSTVFSSELRYIANELNSIVGGRNTVIAITIWSHFSTFPVEVYIRRLRNIRRAVVQLLDRSPKTSIVIRTANVQELGPEVSLFNSDWYSFQLDSVMRRMFSGIAVHFVDAWEMSVAHYLPHNLHPNEIIVKNQIDAFLSYVCPLQT, from the exons ATGTGGCGTGACTCGTTCAGACTGCAGCTCTTCTGCCTGCTTATGGCAGTGCTGGCTCTTGTGGTCCTGgtccataatttttttcagttagaG cacCTGGATGATGACACAGTTTCAGGATCGAACTGGATAACAGAAAACAATGTCCAGCATTCTCTGTCACAGACAGCCAAAGCCACCAGGAAGCCTTACTGTGGGTACACGCAGCAGACCCTGTCCAAAAGGGAACAAGCGGAGCAGGAATCGTTGCTTGCTGCAATACAGTGGCCAAAGCCCCCTGATGGCAAAATCGCCTTTGCACAAAGCACTGATCCCACACACAGTGACTTTGTGATTGTGAAACCCAGCAGGTTCTTCAAGGTGGGGGATCAGTTAGAGGTACTCGTTCGTATGAAGGATTTCCAAGGAAAACCCAAGCAGTATGGTGGAGACTATTTACAGGCACGAATTCACTCCCCTGGGCTgaaagctggagcagcaggaaggattGTAGATTGCCATAATGGCCTTTACAAGGTCTTCTTTACCTTGCTTTGGCCAGGAGAGGTCAAAGTTTCTGTGTCACTTGTCCATCCGAGTGAAGCAATCCAAGTCCTCATGCGCTTACGAGAGGAAAGGCCGGACAGAGTCTATTTCAAAAGCTCATTCAAGTCTGGGAGGTATTCAGAAACTACAGAGTGCAATGTTTGCTTGCCTGGAGGTCTCCCAGTCTGTAACTTCACAGATCTCTACACGGGTGAGCCATGGTTCTGTTACAAGCCTCGAAAACTGTCCTGTGCCAGCCGAATCAGCCATGCCAAAGGTGGATATCTGAAAGGTCTTCTGACACGAGAGGAAAGCCTCTTTTTCCAAAG TGACGTGAATATCAAAAGGCCGATACCCTCCAGTGGACCCGATTCAGTCATTGTAAAGCCCAAGGCATTTACAG atttAAGCAGTATGGACAGAGCTGAAGATCCCACAGCTTCCCCTTCTGGCTATTATTATGAAGACCAGTGGAGGTCTAGAACACATTGGATCCATAATTTCAATAAATCAGATGATATAACTGAGTGCTTACAAGGAAAAGTAATCCACTTGTTTGGAGACTCTACAATAAGGCAGTGGTTTGAATATTTGACAGCATTTGTTccag ATCTAGTGGAATTCAACCTGGGGAGCCCAAAGAACGTGGGCCCTTTCATGTCTGTGGACCTGAAGCACAACATCCTGCTGAAGTTCCGCTGCCACGGGCCACCCATCCGCTTCTCGACGGTGTTCAGCAGCGAGCTGCGCTACATCGCCAACGAGCTCAACAGCATCGTGGGGGGCAGGAACACCGTCATAGCCATAACCATATGGTCCCACTTCAGCACCTTCCCCGTGGAAGTGTACATCCGGCGGCTCAGGAACATCCGCAGAGCCGTTGTTCAGCTGCTGGACCGCAGCCCCAAGACTTCAATCGTCATCAGAACCGCGAATGTTCAGGAGCTTGGGCCAGAAGTGAGCCTCTTCAACAGTGACTGGTATTCCTTTCAGCTTGATTCTGTCATGAGGAGAATGTTCTCAGGAATTGCTGTGCACTTTGTGGATGCTTGGGAGATGTCTGTGGCTCATTACTTGCCACATAATCTGCACCCTAATGAAATAATTGTCAAGAATCAAATAGATGCATTTTTATCTTATGTGTGCCCTCTGCAAACTTAG